In the Leptospira sp. WS4.C2 genome, one interval contains:
- a CDS encoding ABC transporter ATP-binding protein, which produces MKEKPIIRVEHLTTGYGHTVIMEDISFEVNRGEIFGILGGSGCGKSTVLKNMIGLTSPFSGRIWIDEDDIVLAEGKKKIEIWNRIGVMYQQSALFGSMSLLENIRLPLEEFTKLPLPIMNEIAMTKLKMVGLFPFAHLYPAELSGGMKKRAAIARAMAMDPEILFLDEPSAGLDPITSVELDYLIIRLSRTLGVTFVIVTHELPSVFTMADRVIVLDKSKKGIIAEGKPKDLKEKSKDPFVKQFFNRIPQESSPL; this is translated from the coding sequence ATGAAAGAAAAGCCAATCATTCGAGTAGAACATCTAACCACTGGATATGGCCATACTGTGATTATGGAAGATATCTCTTTTGAAGTGAACCGAGGAGAAATTTTTGGAATTCTCGGAGGCTCTGGTTGTGGGAAGTCTACTGTCCTAAAAAATATGATTGGATTAACCTCACCATTTAGCGGCCGTATATGGATTGATGAAGACGATATTGTTTTGGCAGAAGGAAAGAAAAAAATAGAGATCTGGAACCGGATAGGCGTTATGTACCAACAAAGTGCATTATTTGGTTCTATGTCCTTACTCGAAAATATCCGATTGCCTTTGGAAGAATTCACAAAGCTTCCACTTCCAATCATGAATGAAATCGCAATGACCAAATTGAAAATGGTTGGTCTTTTCCCTTTTGCCCATCTTTATCCTGCGGAACTTTCTGGTGGTATGAAAAAACGTGCTGCCATTGCCCGTGCGATGGCGATGGATCCCGAAATTTTGTTTTTAGATGAACCTAGTGCTGGCCTTGATCCGATTACCAGCGTTGAGTTAGATTATCTGATCATTCGTTTGTCGAGAACCCTTGGCGTTACCTTTGTGATCGTCACACACGAGTTACCTTCTGTATTTACTATGGCAGACCGTGTGATTGTTTTAGACAAATCTAAAAAAGGGATTATTGCTGAAGGCAAACCAAAAGATTTGAAAGAAAAATCGAAAGATCCATTTGTAAAACAATTCTTTAATCGTATTCCACAGGAGAGTTCTCCCTTATGA
- a CDS encoding MlaD family protein, translating to MNQSSKIYFKVGVFVLVSFFTLILFLIVFTAGNIFQRSVSLETYFDESVQGLDIGSPVKHRGVKVGTVQEITFVQNEYSDKLTEDTELRYGRYVLIKMSVPDFVKGVYGDDLKKTVKRMIQSGLRVRLASQGLTGTAYLEVDYLNPEKNPPLSIEWEPKTIYIPSAPSTISRFTASVDKFFDKVEKADVDKILLGVGELIRNLNQTIQEAKLGDLARESTGLLVDLRKTNAEVKALIASPETQGLPKKLDTSVTQLQTTLKRLDILLASNQGDISTSIENLRIASEDLKEVTANAKKYPSQFLFGEAPNKSKLWK from the coding sequence ATGAACCAATCAAGTAAAATCTATTTTAAAGTTGGGGTCTTCGTACTCGTTAGTTTTTTTACGCTCATTTTGTTTCTGATTGTGTTCACTGCAGGCAATATCTTTCAAAGGTCTGTTAGTTTGGAAACATATTTTGATGAATCTGTGCAAGGATTGGATATTGGTTCTCCAGTCAAACACCGTGGAGTTAAGGTAGGCACAGTCCAAGAGATAACTTTTGTTCAAAATGAATATTCTGACAAACTCACTGAGGATACTGAGCTTCGTTATGGAAGATATGTTTTGATTAAAATGTCTGTCCCTGACTTTGTGAAAGGAGTTTATGGGGATGATTTAAAGAAAACAGTGAAAAGAATGATTCAAAGTGGCCTTAGGGTTAGGCTCGCCTCACAAGGATTAACGGGAACTGCCTATCTCGAAGTGGATTACCTAAATCCTGAAAAAAACCCTCCTTTATCCATCGAATGGGAACCAAAAACAATTTACATTCCTTCTGCACCCAGTACCATTTCCCGGTTTACTGCCTCTGTTGATAAGTTTTTTGATAAAGTAGAGAAGGCTGATGTGGATAAAATTCTATTGGGTGTTGGTGAACTGATTCGCAACCTAAACCAAACCATCCAAGAAGCGAAACTCGGAGACTTGGCCCGTGAATCAACGGGGCTACTAGTTGATTTACGAAAGACCAATGCAGAAGTAAAAGCCCTCATTGCAAGTCCTGAGACACAAGGGTTACCTAAAAAATTGGATACATCCGTCACTCAACTACAAACAACTTTGAAACGTTTGGACATTTTACTTGCTTCCAACCAAGGTGATATTTCTACATCGATTGAAAATTTACGGATCGCATCTGAAGATTTAAAAGAAGTCACGGCAAATGCTAAAAAATATCCTTCTCAGTTTCTCTTTGGAGAAGCACCAAACAAGTCTAAACTCTGGAAATAG
- a CDS encoding sterol desaturase family protein: MRLIESIAPIYILLMLAEVIYTRFKKQDYYFYEDSLADLSLGILSRIFDGIILLGLVFVYNGLYQISWGVQFLSKIFLSPTSPLHWIVLFIILDFLFYWAHRYSHELKVLWASHVVHHSSEEFNLSVALRQSFVRNIGIGFFYLPLALLGFPVESYLIIDALNRTYQFWVHTRAIGKLPAWFEYVFVTPSHHRVHHAMNPEYIDRNYGGVFIFWDRIFGTFCEETKEPRYGLVSQLHTYDPVTAEIHVFRDLFSDLIHTKNKLQGLVSFFSYPSVRPDDLQSAVDRGVRDPMVWLSHHRGEIAFKALEPQYRRKSGNLIYRFFLLFSFLIPTILTLFFLKRMHLFSLGEISSVFVLLVFSFVSLGRLLEGKKDWLRFEIPKYFSWLVLLVYFFL, translated from the coding sequence ATGAGACTCATTGAATCCATTGCTCCTATTTATATTCTGCTTATGTTGGCTGAGGTTATCTATACCCGGTTTAAAAAACAGGATTATTATTTTTACGAAGATTCTTTAGCGGATTTGAGTTTAGGTATTCTTAGCCGTATCTTTGACGGTATTATTTTGTTGGGTTTGGTTTTTGTTTATAATGGATTATACCAAATTTCTTGGGGTGTTCAGTTTCTTTCGAAAATATTTTTATCTCCAACTTCCCCTTTGCATTGGATTGTATTATTTATTATACTCGATTTTTTATTCTACTGGGCGCACCGCTACAGCCATGAACTCAAAGTTTTGTGGGCCTCTCATGTGGTACATCATTCCAGCGAGGAATTTAATTTATCGGTAGCATTGCGACAGTCTTTTGTTCGTAACATTGGAATAGGATTTTTTTATCTGCCTTTGGCTCTTTTGGGATTTCCTGTAGAATCCTATTTGATCATCGATGCATTAAATCGCACCTACCAATTTTGGGTTCATACTCGTGCCATTGGAAAACTTCCCGCTTGGTTTGAGTATGTTTTTGTTACTCCATCACATCATAGGGTTCACCATGCCATGAATCCGGAATATATAGATAGAAATTATGGTGGGGTATTTATTTTTTGGGATCGAATCTTCGGAACTTTTTGTGAGGAAACCAAAGAACCTAGATATGGACTCGTTTCGCAACTACATACTTATGATCCAGTTACGGCGGAAATACATGTTTTTCGAGATTTGTTTTCAGATCTAATTCATACAAAAAACAAATTGCAGGGACTTGTTTCCTTCTTTTCTTATCCATCGGTAAGACCAGATGATCTTCAGTCCGCGGTTGATCGTGGTGTGAGAGACCCTATGGTCTGGTTGAGTCATCACAGAGGAGAAATTGCATTTAAAGCACTTGAACCGCAATACAGGCGTAAGTCTGGAAATTTAATATACCGGTTCTTTCTATTGTTTTCCTTTTTGATTCCTACAATCCTCACCTTATTTTTTTTGAAACGAATGCATTTGTTTTCCTTGGGTGAAATTAGTTCTGTATTTGTTCTTTTGGTATTTTCATTTGTTTCCTTGGGGAGACTGTTAGAGGGAAAAAAAGATTGGCTTCGATTTGAGATTCCTAAATATTTTTCTTGGCTTGTGCTTTTGGTCTATTTTTTCTTATAG
- a CDS encoding VOC family protein produces MKYLHTMIRVMDLDRALHFFVEILGLKVTRRNEHPEGKFTLVFLSTGEANASEIELTYNWGQTDPYTSGRNFGHLAYEVENIYETCERIQKMGVAINRPPRDGRMAFVRSPDLISIELLQKGKALPLMEPWISMPNSGEW; encoded by the coding sequence ATGAAATATTTACACACAATGATTCGGGTTATGGATTTAGATCGGGCTCTCCATTTTTTTGTGGAGATCCTTGGCCTCAAAGTAACTAGAAGGAATGAACATCCCGAAGGCAAATTCACTTTGGTTTTTTTATCTACCGGTGAGGCAAATGCATCCGAAATCGAACTCACTTATAATTGGGGCCAAACGGATCCTTATACTTCGGGAAGGAATTTTGGACACCTAGCTTACGAAGTGGAGAATATCTATGAAACTTGTGAACGGATTCAAAAGATGGGAGTTGCCATCAATCGTCCTCCGCGAGATGGCCGTATGGCATTTGTTAGGTCCCCTGATTTAATTTCGATTGAACTTCTCCAGAAAGGCAAAGCTTTACCTTTGATGGAACCTTGGATTTCTATGCCGAACTCTGGTGAGTGGTAG
- a CDS encoding NAD(P)/FAD-dependent oxidoreductase, with amino-acid sequence MTKKPKIAIIGAGASGCFVALQIHEQLHELCEIQIFEKSKEPLSKLRISGGGRCNVTHNLFDPELLSERYPRGNKELRWAFESFGPKDTIEWFQKRGVTLKAEADGRMFPTTDNSDTIIQCFLNELKSKKIPIHFEQGLVGIYSNQVSGQTDGFRVLWEGGVEEHFDIVVLATGSNRKIWSILEKLGHKIITPVPSLFTLTLENTDIMDLTGLVVPHCEIKVYPKGKPQKGPILITHWGLSGPCALRLSAWEARVLFEADYKVDLSVNWVFGKSTQSIEDDYLSKKEKIPADKLAPDPEWKLPSRFWEWILKESKIQTNKRYSELSKSEIRVLSLSLTQTKLRMVAKGVFKEEFVTAGGVSRKDIQFQTMESKLCPGLFFTGEIIDVDGITGGFNFQNAWTTATIAAQGIRKTIVT; translated from the coding sequence TTGACAAAGAAACCAAAAATTGCTATCATTGGGGCTGGGGCTTCCGGGTGTTTCGTAGCCCTGCAAATTCATGAGCAATTACATGAATTATGTGAGATTCAAATCTTTGAAAAGTCAAAAGAACCTCTTTCTAAACTTCGTATTTCTGGCGGTGGGAGATGTAACGTTACTCATAATCTTTTTGATCCAGAACTTCTGTCCGAGAGGTATCCCCGAGGAAACAAAGAATTACGTTGGGCATTTGAAAGTTTTGGGCCAAAAGATACAATCGAATGGTTTCAAAAAAGAGGGGTAACACTCAAAGCAGAAGCCGATGGAAGAATGTTTCCTACAACAGATAATTCTGATACCATCATCCAATGTTTTTTAAATGAATTAAAATCAAAAAAAATTCCAATTCACTTTGAACAGGGATTAGTTGGGATATATTCAAATCAAGTTTCAGGTCAAACCGATGGTTTCAGAGTTTTATGGGAGGGGGGAGTAGAAGAACATTTTGATATAGTTGTACTTGCAACTGGTTCAAATAGAAAGATCTGGAGCATATTAGAAAAGTTGGGACACAAAATCATTACTCCTGTTCCCTCACTCTTTACGTTGACTTTGGAAAATACAGATATTATGGATCTTACGGGTCTTGTGGTTCCTCACTGTGAAATCAAAGTTTACCCAAAGGGCAAACCGCAGAAAGGACCTATACTTATCACACACTGGGGACTCAGTGGGCCCTGTGCCCTTCGTTTGTCTGCTTGGGAGGCCCGCGTTTTATTTGAAGCTGATTACAAAGTGGATCTATCCGTCAACTGGGTGTTCGGAAAATCAACCCAAAGTATAGAAGATGATTATTTATCCAAAAAAGAAAAAATACCGGCAGATAAATTGGCTCCCGATCCCGAATGGAAACTACCGTCTCGATTTTGGGAATGGATTTTAAAGGAATCTAAAATACAGACTAATAAACGTTATTCTGAACTGTCAAAATCAGAAATCCGTGTTTTAAGTTTATCTTTAACGCAAACCAAACTCCGAATGGTTGCTAAAGGTGTGTTTAAAGAAGAGTTTGTGACAGCGGGAGGAGTCTCCAGAAAAGACATCCAATTTCAAACGATGGAAAGTAAACTTTGCCCCGGACTTTTTTTTACAGGTGAGATCATAGATGTAGATGGAATTACAGGTGGTTTTAATTTTCAGAATGCTTGGACTACGGCAACCATTGCAGCCCAAGGCATTCGTAAAACAATTGTTACTTGA
- the pyk gene encoding pyruvate kinase, whose protein sequence is MPVDEKIPNKRTKIICTIGPASANRETILSLIYSGMDLARMNFSHSTHDYHKEIFELLRECEQESGKSIGILADLQGPKIRTGKLGTGPLELKTGDLIAINNKSDFLGTAEEIGCTYQYILNDIDVGHKLLIDDGKLSFVVKSKTKEKAVLETIIGGTLKDNKGINLPGTPISAPALSEKDIEDLQFALSLGVDYIALSFVRRASDLEMARQFMKDSYAGLIAKIERPEAIQNIEEIIDNCDGIMIARGDLGVELDTQYVPIIQKEMITKLNQQGKPVITATQMLETMIDNPRPTRAEASDVANAVMDGTDAVMLSGETASGKYPVETVRTMTSIIQAAEESEIYLSHLRSMDRTEFEVERTALGSAAESISRSINAKAIINFTRSGYSSLLSSEFRPLKPIYSFTPFLGTARKMQLYWGVEAYVMPMMDKFPDMIAFMSKTLKSEGKLKSGDTVVILSGAPGSVAQTVDFIQIHKIK, encoded by the coding sequence ATGCCGGTAGACGAAAAAATCCCCAACAAACGCACTAAAATTATCTGTACCATCGGTCCCGCATCTGCCAACCGCGAAACTATCTTAAGCCTCATCTATTCAGGAATGGATTTAGCGCGAATGAACTTTTCTCATTCCACCCATGACTACCATAAAGAAATCTTCGAGTTATTACGTGAGTGTGAACAAGAATCTGGCAAGTCCATTGGAATTCTCGCCGACTTACAAGGTCCCAAAATTAGAACAGGGAAATTAGGAACTGGGCCCTTGGAACTAAAAACAGGCGATCTAATAGCAATTAATAACAAATCCGATTTCCTAGGAACAGCCGAAGAGATCGGTTGCACCTATCAGTATATCTTAAATGATATTGATGTTGGGCACAAACTTCTAATTGACGATGGCAAACTCTCATTTGTCGTAAAATCTAAAACCAAAGAAAAAGCAGTTTTAGAAACCATCATCGGAGGGACATTAAAAGACAATAAAGGGATCAACCTTCCAGGAACTCCCATTTCAGCACCCGCTCTTTCGGAAAAAGACATCGAAGATTTACAGTTTGCCTTATCCTTGGGAGTAGACTATATTGCGCTTTCTTTTGTTAGACGAGCCAGTGATTTAGAGATGGCGCGTCAATTTATGAAAGATAGTTACGCAGGCCTCATTGCAAAAATCGAAAGACCAGAAGCCATTCAGAACATTGAAGAGATCATAGACAATTGTGATGGAATCATGATTGCCCGTGGTGATTTGGGTGTAGAGTTGGATACACAATATGTTCCCATCATCCAAAAAGAAATGATCACAAAACTGAACCAACAGGGAAAACCAGTTATCACCGCCACACAGATGTTAGAGACTATGATCGATAACCCTCGCCCTACTCGTGCAGAGGCAAGCGATGTTGCCAATGCGGTAATGGACGGAACTGATGCGGTAATGTTATCGGGAGAAACAGCTTCCGGAAAGTACCCGGTAGAAACTGTAAGAACCATGACAAGTATCATCCAAGCGGCGGAGGAATCAGAAATTTATTTATCACATTTGCGCAGTATGGATCGCACAGAATTTGAAGTGGAAAGAACTGCTCTCGGCAGTGCAGCAGAATCCATTTCCAGATCCATCAACGCAAAAGCCATCATCAACTTTACAAGGTCTGGATATTCCTCTCTTCTCTCTTCAGAGTTTCGTCCCCTAAAACCAATTTATTCCTTCACACCTTTTCTTGGCACTGCAAGAAAGATGCAGTTGTATTGGGGTGTGGAAGCCTATGTAATGCCGATGATGGATAAATTTCCAGATATGATTGCCTTTATGAGTAAAACACTCAAGTCAGAAGGAAAATTAAAATCGGGAGATACGGTAGTGATTTTATCTGGCGCACCAGGATCTGTAGCTCAAACTGTAGACTTTATACAAATCCATAAAATCAAGTAA
- a CDS encoding histone deacetylase: MASNALALIYHSSYNLELPGHVFPAHKYSHLYNRVKRDPVYASWDILLPKKAEEADLELVHTKEYLDDLFSYEHTSRTMYSELPLNRSIVESFMYGVGGTIMAAELSKNFQFAFNMGGGYHHSFPDKAEGFCYLNDVAIAIRKQKETNPNINALIIDLDLHQGNGNSYIFQYDDKVFTFSMHQGNLYPKKEVSNLDVNLEPNTKDDEYLSTLEKSLNQIRKDFDSNIIYYVAGADPYEDDSLGELKISMKGLKERDLMVRKFAESLGVPCVVTLAGGYARDFRDTVEIHFNTITAFGEK; the protein is encoded by the coding sequence ATGGCATCCAATGCACTTGCTCTTATCTACCATTCTTCGTACAATCTCGAATTGCCGGGTCATGTTTTCCCAGCCCATAAATATTCTCATCTCTACAACCGTGTCAAAAGGGATCCAGTGTATGCATCTTGGGACATTCTGCTACCTAAAAAAGCAGAAGAAGCTGATTTAGAACTCGTTCACACAAAAGAATACTTAGACGATTTGTTTAGTTATGAACACACTTCGCGAACCATGTATTCGGAACTTCCACTTAATCGAAGTATTGTGGAAAGTTTTATGTACGGAGTTGGTGGTACGATTATGGCAGCAGAACTTTCTAAAAATTTTCAATTTGCCTTTAATATGGGCGGAGGATACCATCATAGTTTCCCAGATAAAGCAGAAGGTTTTTGTTATTTAAATGATGTAGCAATTGCTATACGGAAACAAAAAGAAACAAATCCCAATATAAATGCCCTCATTATTGACTTGGATTTGCATCAAGGTAATGGAAATTCCTATATTTTCCAATATGATGACAAAGTTTTCACATTTTCGATGCATCAAGGAAATCTTTATCCAAAGAAAGAAGTATCTAATTTAGATGTGAATTTAGAACCAAATACAAAAGACGATGAGTATCTAAGTACACTAGAAAAATCACTGAATCAAATAAGGAAAGATTTTGATTCCAATATAATTTATTATGTTGCAGGTGCTGATCCTTATGAAGATGATTCTCTTGGAGAATTAAAAATTTCCATGAAAGGTCTGAAAGAACGTGATTTAATGGTTCGGAAATTTGCTGAGTCGCTAGGTGTACCTTGTGTGGTGACACTGGCAGGTGGTTATGCTCGTGACTTTCGCGACACTGTTGAAATCCATTTTAATACAATCACTGCATTTGGTGAAAAGTAA
- a CDS encoding SpoIIE family protein phosphatase gives MSEYSFKPEILIIDDDTEICETLELIINGLGYFVRYFTNPLQGLEYFEGERNPIVFLDVNMPQTSGLDLLQKIKAYNSKTQVLMMTGEHDIQTVVSSLYHRASDFILKPFHTKSIEAAISRAFEYYNFLKDKESVDESIKRDLRLAAKIQTKTMNLPVITHKIFADIKPVSFVSGDFFQVLPLDEDRTLILMGDIEGHGVTSGLIAILMTTIHKELARTTTVEPSELLSRLNGELCNEIGTHSMTAISIVVDHSKKKITYARGGHPFPIVFQKESRSPLILQDQSGQILGILKDMEFAENQVQVEEGDVLFLYSDGLLASSTHPLVQTLIQLPGGENRVEGMKAEITNYIQYLESSSKASDDISYLLLEI, from the coding sequence ATGTCCGAATATTCTTTTAAACCCGAGATTCTTATCATAGATGATGATACTGAGATTTGTGAAACTTTAGAACTTATCATCAATGGACTTGGATATTTTGTAAGGTATTTTACAAATCCACTTCAAGGTTTGGAATATTTCGAAGGGGAGCGAAACCCGATCGTTTTTTTAGACGTGAATATGCCACAAACTTCGGGTCTCGATCTCTTGCAGAAAATCAAGGCCTATAACTCCAAAACCCAAGTCCTTATGATGACTGGAGAACATGATATACAGACTGTTGTATCTTCGCTTTATCACAGAGCATCTGATTTTATATTAAAGCCCTTTCATACAAAGTCTATTGAGGCTGCAATTTCACGTGCATTTGAATATTATAACTTTCTAAAAGATAAAGAGTCTGTTGACGAGTCAATCAAACGCGACCTAAGACTTGCAGCAAAAATCCAAACTAAAACAATGAATTTGCCAGTAATTACTCACAAAATATTCGCTGATATCAAACCGGTCAGTTTTGTATCTGGTGATTTTTTTCAAGTTTTACCTTTGGATGAAGACCGAACTTTAATTTTGATGGGTGATATTGAAGGGCATGGTGTGACATCCGGTCTTATTGCCATTCTTATGACTACTATCCATAAAGAACTAGCACGTACAACAACGGTGGAACCGTCCGAGTTGCTTTCTCGTTTAAACGGGGAACTTTGTAACGAAATTGGCACTCATAGTATGACAGCCATTAGTATTGTTGTGGATCATTCTAAGAAAAAAATCACTTATGCAAGGGGAGGGCATCCTTTTCCTATTGTATTCCAAAAGGAAAGTCGTTCCCCGTTGATTCTACAAGACCAATCGGGTCAAATTTTAGGTATTCTAAAAGATATGGAATTTGCAGAAAATCAAGTCCAAGTTGAGGAAGGAGATGTTCTCTTTCTGTATTCGGACGGGTTACTTGCTTCTAGTACCCATCCCTTGGTTCAAACTTTAATACAACTTCCTGGCGGTGAGAACCGAGTAGAGGGTATGAAAGCTGAGATAACAAATTACATCCAATACTTAGAATCATCATCTAAAGCTTCTGATGACATATCTTATTTACTTCTAGAGATTTAA
- a CDS encoding dolichyl-phosphate-mannose--protein mannosyltransferase — protein sequence MKTFFLYLPYFFLLGCQFLPTKPWFLPGEKNVYISISIFFILFQSLILYEKTTNNRLVTIWKFHFPSNWILACLFFIGLVLLPIRNMDWGDGLLLLETNLLETKLFGFQFTLDEILETVLHSQVSNLLTGFGFSNDPRIAYTFLSQLAGIGMIFVFLWTAKKKQKSNSLSILILLSSGGILLTFGYAENYTLVTVCHLLLYIFVSKNVQNPKDNDRLLYGATALVAISMLFHLVSGYLVILLGYLWYVHSPKDKKRKHLLVCSFIGFSILLPWFLYFLYFHDPAIDRNSTHLIHPPFYPKNRLVSLNHIKEILDVLYWNAAIASLFLIYQVLFFKKEWKVFAQKPETKVIFVATFSFFLHGFFHNPQLGFPADWDLMGFYWLPITFLAHQFWIQSKEVSLEWIPSLLFGTVIVIFSAITLNKNNPDKEILWEVTKTTIQSYVSENKSYVDSLPKEDKKFFAKGDFLFYKGEVITAQLCEFPTKREIIRKMNLHRREWKQGFENGSFKSKEILGQFLTEATKTNIDYIKSLEVNKICHQKL from the coding sequence ATGAAAACATTTTTTTTATACCTTCCTTATTTTTTCCTTCTAGGTTGCCAATTTCTTCCCACAAAACCTTGGTTTCTTCCCGGGGAAAAAAATGTTTATATTTCCATTTCAATCTTTTTTATTCTATTCCAATCCTTGATTCTTTACGAAAAAACAACTAACAACCGCTTAGTGACAATATGGAAATTCCACTTTCCTTCCAACTGGATTCTTGCCTGTCTTTTTTTTATAGGTTTGGTATTATTACCCATTCGAAACATGGATTGGGGTGATGGACTTCTTCTTCTCGAGACCAATCTTTTGGAAACAAAACTTTTCGGTTTCCAATTCACTTTAGATGAAATATTAGAAACTGTCCTTCATAGCCAGGTTTCCAACTTGCTCACAGGGTTTGGATTTTCAAATGACCCAAGAATTGCTTATACTTTTTTATCCCAACTTGCGGGGATAGGAATGATCTTTGTTTTTTTATGGACAGCCAAAAAAAAACAAAAATCAAACTCTCTTTCCATTCTTATCTTACTTTCGTCAGGTGGCATTTTACTCACATTTGGCTATGCAGAGAACTATACGCTCGTCACTGTTTGCCACCTTCTTTTATATATTTTTGTTTCTAAGAATGTACAAAATCCAAAGGACAACGATCGATTGTTGTACGGAGCGACTGCTCTTGTAGCCATCTCTATGTTATTCCATTTGGTTTCTGGATATTTAGTCATACTGTTAGGTTATCTATGGTATGTACATTCACCTAAAGATAAAAAACGGAAACACCTACTAGTTTGTAGTTTTATCGGTTTTAGCATTCTCCTTCCTTGGTTTCTCTATTTTCTCTATTTCCATGACCCGGCGATTGATAGAAACAGCACCCACTTAATTCACCCACCCTTTTATCCTAAAAATCGACTGGTATCACTCAATCATATAAAAGAAATCCTAGATGTTTTGTATTGGAATGCAGCCATCGCCAGTTTGTTTTTAATATATCAGGTTTTATTTTTTAAAAAAGAATGGAAGGTCTTTGCCCAAAAGCCGGAAACTAAAGTGATCTTTGTTGCAACCTTTTCTTTTTTTCTCCATGGATTCTTTCACAATCCTCAGTTAGGTTTTCCTGCGGACTGGGACCTCATGGGATTTTATTGGTTACCCATCACATTTTTAGCCCATCAATTTTGGATTCAATCCAAAGAGGTTTCTCTTGAATGGATTCCCTCCCTTTTATTCGGAACTGTGATTGTGATTTTTTCAGCGATTACTTTAAACAAAAATAACCCCGATAAAGAAATTCTTTGGGAAGTTACCAAAACAACAATTCAAAGTTATGTGAGCGAGAACAAATCTTACGTAGATAGTTTACCAAAAGAGGATAAAAAATTCTTCGCTAAGGGAGATTTTCTCTTCTATAAAGGAGAAGTGATTACAGCTCAACTTTGTGAATTCCCTACAAAAAGAGAAATCATTCGGAAGATGAACTTACACCGAAGAGAATGGAAACAGGGATTTGAAAATGGGAGTTTTAAGTCCAAAGAAATTCTCGGTCAATTTTTGACCGAAGCCACAAAAACCAATATTGACTACATTAAATCTCTAGAAGTAAATAAGATATGTCATCAGAAGCTTTAG
- a CDS encoding putative lipoprotein has translation MRMIKHLSVVSVIAVLISFNNCSILDSASGSVSRLGVSVSDSASALVKSVSKSVSSISDDEKEKAMNQYKEDVIASVALQIRYENQKQELENQLSSIAKSHGVVAWRSNSATYIAIGQGLKQAKLTPSEMKMVTTDVAKQNTVVAKLILNGYNL, from the coding sequence ATGCGTATGATCAAACATTTGAGCGTAGTTTCCGTAATTGCGGTACTAATATCATTTAACAATTGTTCCATCTTGGATTCTGCTTCTGGCAGCGTAAGCCGATTAGGTGTATCTGTTTCTGATTCTGCATCTGCCCTAGTAAAATCAGTTTCAAAAAGTGTCTCGTCTATCTCTGATGACGAAAAAGAAAAGGCGATGAACCAATACAAAGAAGATGTAATTGCAAGTGTTGCGTTACAAATTCGTTACGAAAACCAAAAACAAGAATTGGAAAATCAACTTTCTTCAATCGCTAAATCACACGGTGTTGTGGCTTGGAGATCTAATAGTGCTACTTACATTGCGATTGGCCAAGGATTGAAACAAGCAAAGCTTACTCCATCTGAAATGAAAATGGTAACAACAGACGTAGCAAAACAAAATACTGTAGTCGCAAAACTGATCTTAAACGGGTACAATCTATAA